From Medicago truncatula cultivar Jemalong A17 chromosome 7, MtrunA17r5.0-ANR, whole genome shotgun sequence, a single genomic window includes:
- the LOC120577059 gene encoding uncharacterized protein, whose translation MAAAEQTNNDLREEVSSLKEGMEKITAMMMDMMAAQAQASQAKIVQTVQGDVEVSQPAGSTATISTTQPLVNQFSSGDMTNMYSSGFRPTGSLGSSIPPQYHMPPGYPWGMALANNEGVRHNAPEMQFPFGHQQTPFYQSGQPFPQATMTYAGPLVHAAHQEEEQVYHSNSVAGDDRVGNLEERFEAVHKELKTIRGKEMFSQNVNDLCLVPDVVIPHKFKMPIFEKYTGDTCPEMHLVTYVRKMVAHKNNEPLLIHCFQDSLTGPAHTWYMNLKGITTFEELANAFIQQYKYNSYLAPNRKELQSMTQGDKESFKEYAQRFIQKSAQIRPPLDEREVSDLFYETLSPFYSEKMLGCASQKFTDMVDMGVRIEDWVRKGRVSKDGASSGGSSNGNRKFGNGSSKKNAQEVGMVAHGGSQPIYPSYPYVANIPPPTLTPQNPNYQLQRPQAPHPYYPPLYQPQPYQPQPFYQQPYYPPPPQQQQPRPRAQQQHTRPQRNQFPPIPMTYEALLPSLLARGLVQTLPPPRVQNPLPPWFRADRNCAFHQGAPGHDIEHCYPLKEAVQKLIHSKDLSFTDPNPAAPDHPLPPHGPTVNMVEDYQEGGLVTRSQDIKTPLVPLHVKMCEAAMFSHNHNSCEVCSVDPRGCAQVQDDVQGLMDREELVVTREEKSVCVVIPVFKDSAKPIDGVTPVFKDSSKPAVAPLVICVPRPKPFFSQNAMPYNYEPTSIENGKEISWSPSTSVSNIAENSQILRSGRILPAVVQAKKKAPVIESVPIPDPSKGKSMVQPGETDNDEILKLIKKSDYKIVDQLLQTPSKISIMSLLTSSDAHRDALMKVLNQAYVDHDVTLGQFGSIVGNVTACNNLSFSDEDLPVEGKNHNMALHISVMCKTDSLSNVLIDTGSSLNVMAKTTFDKLTYSDGFIRPSCVSVRAFDGSRKTVWGEVDLPITVGPQEFKVTFQIMDIQASYSCLLGRPWIHEAGAVTSTLHQKLKFVSRGKLVTVSGESAFLVSHLSSFSFIGGESPDGTSFQGLSVESGTTRGETCMASLRDAQRVIQEGKAEGWGKLVQLPENKRREGLGFSGNNQVMFDPTRGTFHSAGFINAPPETNAILEDQSEEVAPDFVTPGGNCCNWIAVDIPSAIPLSKLNIHEPVEHSDPMLPSNFEFPVYEAWVEEDEEIPDELRWMLEQERKAFQPHKEEIELINLGTEDDKKKLRLERRWRRLSRKR comes from the coding sequence AATGATCTTAGGGAGGAGGTTAGTAGCCTCAAAGaaggtatggaaaagataactGCAATGATGATGGACATGATGGCCGCACAGGCACAAGCCTCTCAAGCAAAAATTGTTCAGACTGTTCAGGGAGATGTTGAAGTCTCTCAGCCTGCGGGTTCTACTGCAACTATTAGTACTACACAGCCCTTGGTGAATCAGTTTTCCTCTGGTGATATGACAAATATGTATAGTTCAGGGTTTCGTCCTACTggctctcttggttcttctatTCCTCCTCAGTATCATATGCCGCCAGGCTATCCGTGGGGCATGGCACTCGCAAATAATGAAGGTGTTCGTCATAATGCACCAGAAATGCAGTTCCCTTTTGGACATCAACAAACACCGTTTTATCAGTCCGGCCAGCCTTTTCCTCAGGCCACTATGACCTATGCTGGACCCCTCGTTCATGCTGCTCATCAAGAAGAAGAACAGGTTTATCACTCTAATAGTGTGGCTGGTGATGATAGGGTAGGAAACTTGGAAGAAAGGTTTGAGGCGGTGCACAAAGAGTTAAAGACTATCCGTGGTAAAGAAATGTTCAGTCAGAATGTGAATGACCTCTGCTTGGTTCCGGATGTGGTGATACCTCATAAGTTTAAAATGCCGATCTTTGAAAAGTACACAGGGGATACTTGCCCTGAGATGCACTTAGTCACATATGTCAGGAAGATGGTAGCTCACAAGAATAATGAGCCTCTGCTTATTCACTGTTTCCAGGACAGTTTGACTGGTCCCGCACACACATGGTATATGAATTTGAAGGGCATCACAACCTTTGAGGAATTGGCCAATGCTTTCATCCAACAGTACAAGTATAACTCTTATCTGGCACCTAACCGGAAAGAACTGCAATCTATGACTCAGGGTGATAAGGAATCTTTCAAGGAATACGCTCAACGCTTCATTCAAAAGTCTGCTCAAATCCGTCCGCCTCTGGATGAAAGAGAAGTGTCCGATCTATTCTATGAGACTCTGAGCCCTTTCTACTCAGAGAAGATGCTTGGTTGTGCCTCACAAAAGTTTACTGATATGGTAGATATGGGTGTGCGCATTGAAGATTGGGTCCGTAAGGGACGTGTGAGTAAAGATGGTGCTTCTTCAGGTGGTTCATCTAATGGTAATAGGAAGTTCGGAAATGGGTCCTCAAAGAAGAACGCTCAAGAGGTTGGTATGGTGGCCCATGGCGGATCCCAGCCTATATACCCTAGCTACCCCTATGTTGCTAACATTCCACCACCTACCCTAACTCCACAAAATCCAAACTATCAACTACAAAGGCCTCAAGCACCCCATCCATATTATCCACCACTATATCAACCACAACCTTATCAACCCCAACCGTTTTATCAACAACCATACTATCCCCCACCACCTCAACAACAACAGCCTCGCCCTCGAGCTCAACAACAACATACTCGCCCTCAAAGAAACCAATTTCCCCCTATCCCCATGACATATGAAGCCTTGTTACCTTCCTTGCTTGCCCGAGGTCTTGTTCAGACCCTACCACCTCCTCGTGTGCAGAACCCTTTACCCCCTTGGTTCCGTGCTGATCGAAAttgtgccttccatcaaggggcaccaggaCACGACATTGAACACTGTTACCCCCTTAAAGAGGCAGTTCAAAAGTTGATTCACAGCAAAGATTTATCCTTCACTGACCCGAACCCTGCTGCTCCAGACCATCCTCTGCCACCCCATGGGCCTACTGTTAACATGGTTGAAGATTATCAAGAAGGGGGTCTTGTCACTCGCTCTCAGGATATCAAAACTCCGTTGGTTCCATTACATGTGAAGATGTGTGAGGCAGCTATGTTTAGCCATAATCATAATAGTTGTGAGGTATGTTCTGTGGATCCCCGCGGTTGCGCGCAGGTTCAAGATGATGTGCAAGGGCTAATGGATCGGGAAGAGCTGGTTGTCACAAGGGAAGAGAAGAGTGTCTGTGTTGTAATCCCTGTGTTCAAGGATAGTGCGAAACCAATTGATGGTGTTACTCCGGTGTTCAAGGACAGTTCCAAGCCAGCTGTCGCTCCTCTGGTAATTTGTGTGCCGAGACCCAAGCCGTTTTTCTCTCAAAACGCCATGCCGTATAATTATGAACCTACAAGCATAGAGAATGGTAAAGAAATATCCTGGAGTCCCTCAACTTCCGTGAGTAACATTGCAGAGAATAGTCAAATTCTGAGAAGTGGACGCATCCTTCCGGCAGTTGTGCAAGCAAAGAAGAAAGCTCCGGTGATAGAGTCAGTGCCAATACCAGATCCTAGCAAGGGTAAGAGTATGGTTCAACCTGGTGAAACTGATAATGATGAGATTTTGAAGCTGATCAagaaaagtgattataagatagTGGATCAGTTATTGCAGACTCCATCAAAGATTTCTATCATGTCACTATTGACAAGCTCTGATGCTCATAGGGATGCATTGATGAAAGTGTTGAATCAAGCCTACGTAGACCATGATGTGACTTTGGGTCAATTTGGGAGCATTGTTGGAAATGTGACGGCATGCAACAATCTgagtttcagtgatgaagaccTCCCAGTGGAGGGGAAGAACCATAAtatggccttgcatatctctgTTATGTGCAAAACAGATTCTTTGTCCAATGTCTTGATAGATACCGGTTCTTCCCTCAATGTGATGGCAAAGACGACCTTTGATAAATTGACATATTCAGATGGATTCATTAGGCCTAGTTGTGTATCAGTAAGGGCATTTGATGGATCCAGGAAGACGGTATGGGGAGAAGTAGATTTACCTATCACTGTTGGGCCCCAAGAGTTTAAAGTTACATTCCAGATAATGGATATTCAAGCTTCCTATAGCTGTTTACTTGGTAGACCATGGATTCATGAAGCCGGGGCAGTAACATCCACCCTTCATCAAAAGTTAAAGTTTGTGAGTCGTGGAAAACTTGTTACAGTAAGTGGGGAATCAGCTTTTTTGGTTAGCCATTTGTCGTCTTTTTCCTTCATTGGTGGTGAAAGTCCGGATGGAACGTCATTCCAAGGGCTTTCGGTCGAAAGCGGTACTACAAGAGGTGAAACATGCATGGCCTCTCTAAGGGATGCTCAGAGAGTAATTCAAGAAGGAAAAGCAGAAGGTTGGGGGAAGTTAGTACAGTTGCCTGAGAACAAGCGCAGGGAAGGTCTGGGTTTCTCCGGCAATAATCAAGTGATGTTCGACCCAACTAGAGGTACTTTTCACAGTGCTGGATTCATTAATGCGCCACCTGAAACTAATGCAATCTTGGAAGATCAATCAGAAGAGGTGGCACCTGACTTTGTGACTCCGGGTGGAAACTGCTGCAATTGGATTGCTGTTGACATCCCTTCTGCGATACCTCTTTCTAA